The following is a genomic window from Bosea sp. RAC05.
GGGCCCGTCGACCGCAGGGCCTCATCCAGAAACCGCCATTGCGCGGCTGTGTCGGGAGGGGCGCCCCCCTCGATCCAGGCGCGCCGCGCCGCCGCCAGCACCTGCCCGACCCGAGGCCCCGCGGGCACGCCCAACGCGATCACGTCGCGCCCCGTCGGCTGGAAAGGCGGCGTCCGAGCCAGTTCGGCGATCACAGCTTGAGCCCGCCCGGCAGCCTCGGCGCCCCGCCCCGCCAGCAGCACGAGCCCGGCCGCCACGGCGTCCTGCCCGAGCCGGTGGGCGAGATGCCGCAGCAGCGCCAGCGTCGCGGGCGAATCCCGGCCTGACAGCCCCTCCAGCGCCAGCGCAATGCGCTCGATCCGGTCGAACTCGTCATTGGAGAGGCGAAGCTCCTCGCGCAGGCGCATTGCGTCCTCGCGCACGCCGACGGCGAGCGCCGCCAGCCGGAAGGCGGGGAGCACGCCCTCGCCGCCGCCCTCAGTCACCGCCTCGAAGCGCGCCAGATGCGGCACGCGGCCGATCATCGGCATCAAGAGCCCGGCCTCGGCCATGACCCGCAGGGCGGGCGCGGCGCCCGGCGCCACCAACAGCTTCATCAACTCGGCTCGGACGCGTTCGCGTGACAGCCCCGCCAGCCCGCCCCGCCCCGCGATGCAGGCGCGGACGCCGTCGGTATCCGGCGAACCGGCCCCATAGCGGGCGTGGAAGCGGAAGAAGCGCAGGATCCGCAGATAATCCTCGCGGATGCGCGTCGCCGCATCACCGATGAAGCGGATGCGCCGCGCGGCGAGATCGGCGAGCCCGCCGCAGGGATCATGGACAGCACCGGCCCGGTCCAGCGAGAGCGCGTTGACCGTGAAGTCGCGCCGCCGCGCATCGGCGTCGAAATCGCGCCCGAAGCGGACCGTCGCGCGCCGGCCGTCGGTCTCGACATCCTCGCGCAGCGTCGTGACCTCGCAGGCGATGCCATCGGCGACGAGGGTCACCGTGCCGTGCTCGATCCCCGTCGGCACGGGCTTGAATCCGGCCAGCCGGCCGCGCCGCATGGTGTCCTCGGGCAAAGCGGTCGTCGCCAGGTCGATATCGCCGATCGGCTCGCCGAGCAGGGCATCGCGCACCGCGCCCCCGACGACGCGGGTTTCCTCGCCCTCGCCGTTGAGCGCCTCCAGCAGCCCGGAGAGCGACGGCCGCGCCAGCAGGGCGGCAATCCGCCCCTCGGGAGAGGTCATTTGAAGCGGCCGGGCACCAGCTGCCCGTTCTCCATATGCGGCGGCTCATAGGCGCCCGTGGCGCGCGGCGCGGTCCAGCCGCCATAGGCGACGAGCGCGATCGCCAGCGACAGGCCGACGATCGACAACCAGAAGAGATGCCGGCTCCAATGCTCGACATCGAACGGGTTGCGCCGTTTGACGATGAGGTAGCCGGCGAAGATACAGAATGGCAGGACGAAGAGAAGCACCTCTTCGATGATCGAGCGCAGCATGGCCTTGATCGTCCAGTCCTGTTCAGCCCGAGAGCCGCTCGTAGAGATTGCGGATCATTCCGGCGGTGGCGCCCCAGATATAGCGATCCCCGAACGGCATCGCATAGTAGGTGCGGTAGAGCCCTTTCCATTCGCGCCCTTCGCGCCGGTGATTGGCCGGGTCGAGCAGGAAGGACAAGGGCGTCTCGAAGGCGTCGTCGACCTCGTGGGCGTTCAGCGTCAGGGTGAACGGCGGCTCGAGCAGGGCGACCACCGGCACGATGCGGTAGCCGGTTCCCGTCAGATAGGCATCGAGAAAGCCGAGCGTGCGGACGCGCTCGCGCGGCAGGCCGATCTCTTCCTCCGCCTCGCGCAGCGCCGTCACGACCGGCGAACCGTCGACGGCATCGACGCGCCCGCCCGGAAAGGCGACCTGCGCCGAGTGGCTGCGAAGGCTCGCCGCCCGCTGCGTCAGAAGCACCGTCGGCCCCTCGGGCCGCGGCACGATCCCGATCAGCACGGCGGCGGGAACGGCCGCCGTCTCGTCCGGCGGCTTGATCGGCCGAGGCTGGTGGTCGTGGTCGCCGCGCGGGCGGGCGATGACGTCGCCCAGGGCCGGCGGCTCCGCCCGCAACCGCTGCATCGCCAGCGCCGCGAACTCCTCGGCGGTCAGATTGAGAGCCTGCATCACGCTGCGTCGATCTCGCTCGCCGGCACCGCCGGATAGAAGGAGCCGGCCACGGCGACGCCGAAATGCGGCACCCCGCCCGCCTCGCGAACCTCTCCCAGCGCCAGCAGATCATAGGTCAGCGCGCGGGTGAGCCGGGCCCAGAGATTGCGGCGCACATGGACATAGGGCTTCAGCCCGTCGCCCGCGGCCTCCCGCTCGAAGCGAATCGGATGCTCCGGACCCACCTCGACAAGATCGTCCACCTGGGTCCGAAAGGCGATCGCACGAGCCTGGCCCTCTCCGTCCACCGCCATCTCGACGGCCTGGAAGGGGGCGTCCTCGACGGTGATGCCGAGCTTTTCCACCGGGGTCACGAGAACGTAATCCTCCCCGTCCCGCCGCAGCACGGAGGAAAACAGTTTGACCAGCGCCGGCCGGCCGATCGGCGTGCCCAGATAGAACCAGGTGCCATCGGCGGCGATCCTGATGTCGATATCGCCGCAGAAATCGGGGTTCCAGCGCTCGACCGGCGGCAAGCCGCGCTTCTCCCCGCCCTTCAGCGCCGCCAGCAGCCGCTCCATCGCGCCGCCCTCGCCACTCATCGAAAAGCCCGCCTGCGCCGCATGCGGCATAGTGGTTGCATCATCGCCTCTGCCTTGAACTCCACATAATCGTGAAGCCGTGTTCTGTGCACCGCGTCATTCCGCCCTTGAGCCGGCATGACGCCCCGTCCACACTCAACGGCTCAGGCCGTTGCAGGTTGCGCGACGCTGGAAGGCGCGGGCCCAGAGGGTGAAGGAGATCGATATGGTGGCGCAAGTCCGTGCGGCGGAGACCAACCCGCCGGTCAGCCTCGATACCGGAATCGTCGAGGCGGCGGAAGCGGCGCTGGGCGCCATCGGTGCCGCCCGCACCGAGATCGGCCGCGTCATCTTCGGCCAGCAGAAGGTCGTCGATCTCTCGCTGATCACCCTGCTCGCGGGCGGCCATGGCCTGCTCGTCGGCGTGCCCGGCCTCGCCAAGACCAAGCTGGTCGAGGCGATGGGCACCGTGCTCGGCATGAGCGCGCGGCGCGTCCAGTTCACGCCCGACCTGATGCCCTCCGACATCCTGGGCTCCGAGGTTCTCGACGAGAGTGCTGACGGCAAGCGCCATTTCCGCTTCATCAAGGGCCCGGTCTTCGCCCAGCTCCTGATGGCCGACGAGATCAACCGCGCCTCGCCGCGCACCCAGTCGGCGCTGCTGCAGGCGATGCAGGAGCACCACGTCACCATCGGCGGCGAGCGCTACGACCTGCCCGCGCCCTTCCATGTGCTGGCGACGCAGAACCCGATCGAGCAGGAGGGCACCTATCCCCTGCCCGAGGCGCAGCTCGACCGCTTCCTGCTCGAGATCGACGTCGCCTATCCCGACCGCGAAGCCGAGCGCCGCATCCTGCTCGAGACCACCGGCGCGTCCGAGCACAAGCCGGCCCAGGCGATGACGGCCGAGACCCTGATGTCGACGCAGCGGCTGGTGCGCCGCCTGCCCGTCGGCGAGGCGGTCGTCGACGCGATTCTCGATCTCGTCCGCTCCGCCCGCCCCGGCGAGGGCAGCGACGCCGCGATCACCGACAAACTCGCCTGGGGCCCCGGCCCGCGCGCCAGCCAGTCGCTGACGCTGGCCTGCCGCGCCCGCGCGCTGGTCGAGGGCCGTCTCGCGCCCTCGATCGACGATGTGGTGGCGCTCGCCATCCCGGTGCTCAAGCACCGCGTCGCGCTGACCTTCGCCGCCCGCGCCGATGGCGAGACGGTGGAGGGCATCATCGGCAAGCTCGTCGAGCGACTGGGATAGGGGGCGAACACGGATGCTGCGCACGCGCGTTCTCGGATCAGCCGAACGCCAGCCCGCGAGGCCGGTCGTCACCGCCTCGCTCG
Proteins encoded in this region:
- a CDS encoding CCA tRNA nucleotidyltransferase, whose translation is MTSPEGRIAALLARPSLSGLLEALNGEGEETRVVGGAVRDALLGEPIGDIDLATTALPEDTMRRGRLAGFKPVPTGIEHGTVTLVADGIACEVTTLREDVETDGRRATVRFGRDFDADARRRDFTVNALSLDRAGAVHDPCGGLADLAARRIRFIGDAATRIREDYLRILRFFRFHARYGAGSPDTDGVRACIAGRGGLAGLSRERVRAELMKLLVAPGAAPALRVMAEAGLLMPMIGRVPHLARFEAVTEGGGEGVLPAFRLAALAVGVREDAMRLREELRLSNDEFDRIERIALALEGLSGRDSPATLALLRHLAHRLGQDAVAAGLVLLAGRGAEAAGRAQAVIAELARTPPFQPTGRDVIALGVPAGPRVGQVLAAARRAWIEGGAPPDTAAQWRFLDEALRSTGPGQAAD
- a CDS encoding DUF6111 family protein, coding for MLRSIIEEVLLFVLPFCIFAGYLIVKRRNPFDVEHWSRHLFWLSIVGLSLAIALVAYGGWTAPRATGAYEPPHMENGQLVPGRFK
- a CDS encoding CoA pyrophosphatase, with the protein product MQALNLTAEEFAALAMQRLRAEPPALGDVIARPRGDHDHQPRPIKPPDETAAVPAAVLIGIVPRPEGPTVLLTQRAASLRSHSAQVAFPGGRVDAVDGSPVVTALREAEEEIGLPRERVRTLGFLDAYLTGTGYRIVPVVALLEPPFTLTLNAHEVDDAFETPLSFLLDPANHRREGREWKGLYRTYYAMPFGDRYIWGATAGMIRNLYERLSG
- a CDS encoding DUF1285 domain-containing protein: MSGEGGAMERLLAALKGGEKRGLPPVERWNPDFCGDIDIRIAADGTWFYLGTPIGRPALVKLFSSVLRRDGEDYVLVTPVEKLGITVEDAPFQAVEMAVDGEGQARAIAFRTQVDDLVEVGPEHPIRFEREAAGDGLKPYVHVRRNLWARLTRALTYDLLALGEVREAGGVPHFGVAVAGSFYPAVPASEIDAA
- a CDS encoding AAA family ATPase, which produces MVAQVRAAETNPPVSLDTGIVEAAEAALGAIGAARTEIGRVIFGQQKVVDLSLITLLAGGHGLLVGVPGLAKTKLVEAMGTVLGMSARRVQFTPDLMPSDILGSEVLDESADGKRHFRFIKGPVFAQLLMADEINRASPRTQSALLQAMQEHHVTIGGERYDLPAPFHVLATQNPIEQEGTYPLPEAQLDRFLLEIDVAYPDREAERRILLETTGASEHKPAQAMTAETLMSTQRLVRRLPVGEAVVDAILDLVRSARPGEGSDAAITDKLAWGPGPRASQSLTLACRARALVEGRLAPSIDDVVALAIPVLKHRVALTFAARADGETVEGIIGKLVERLG